One part of the Rhipicephalus sanguineus isolate Rsan-2018 unplaced genomic scaffold, BIME_Rsan_1.4 Seq6153, whole genome shotgun sequence genome encodes these proteins:
- the LOC119377917 gene encoding uncharacterized protein LOC119377917 has protein sequence MERKRSSRRHHHHHGAGGAAASAVAPPENRCKSCCRKFTAFLFSHVGLCALVVGYSILGAFAFRALEAPYEVEKASQVIAMRRDTVARLWEITDRLNVLYKENWTAAVSHEILDFQARLIAAVKDGYDGKEIGTGGQQWSFSGAFLYSLTVITTIGESLVRLQTI, from the coding sequence ATGGAGCGCAAGCGGTCCTCCCGCCGGCATCACCACCACCACGGAGCCGGTGGGGCGGCCGCGTCAGCTGTGGCGCCGCCCGAGAACCGCTGCAAGTCGTGCTGCCGCAAGTTCACCGCGTTTCTCTTCTCGCACGTGGGTCTGTGCGCGCTCGTGGTCGGCTACAGCATCCTGGGCGCGTTCGCCTTCCGCGCGCTCGAGGCGCCCTACGAGGTGGAGAAGGCCAGCCAGGTGATCGCCATGCGCCGTGACACCGTGGCGCGCCTGTGGGAGATCACCGATCGGCTCAATGTGCTCTACAAGGAGAACTGGACGGCGGCAGTCTCGCACGAGATACTGGACTTCCAGGCGCGTCTTATAGCTGCCGTTAAGGACGGCTACGACGGCAAGGAGATCGGCACGGGCGGCCAGCAATGGTCCTTCTCGGGCGCCTTCCTCTACTCGCTCACTGTGATCACTACCATCGGTGAGTCTCTTGTGCGGCTGCAGACGATTTGA